Genomic DNA from Chaetodon auriga isolate fChaAug3 chromosome 13, fChaAug3.hap1, whole genome shotgun sequence:
ACACTTTGTGAAGATGCCTCTGCAAAGTGCTGCGCCACATGCAGCCATTGAAACATaaggagacaaagacacaatagCATTCATATCTTAAGTCAATACATAAAAAAGGCCAAGTGTGAGTTAAGTCTATACCATATAAATGATAAAACTGCCCCTTTACTGTTCAGAACTCCATGCTAATGGCTACAGGAAACGGCGAAGTAGACCACTCAGCCATCAATAACCACCTCTTTTTATAATGTGTCTCAACCCGTACTCTCATTCAGGATGTGATGCGGCTTACTTCAGTCAACATAAAATAGACAAACAGGGACCTCTGgtgagaaaaaagagacaaagcacACAATCACTCAACACTGCTGGTAAAATTCcattcacttcctgctgaggtTTCTGTTCAGATCTATGCGGAACACATTAAACCACAAATCACAATGAGTGAGACCTGTTGGGTTGAAACACATCTGCAATCCAGGTGATAGAGCAGCCAGGCTTTGTCATTAGGAAGATGACACTCATATTATGTGTAGATTATCGGCAAAATGTTAAGCAACACATGGCCTTTTGTCTACCTATTGGCTCTTAAAAACATGTTGCCAAGTGCTGAACTATGTCTCCCCCTCCTGGAAGAatacagaatttaaaaaaaataaaaacaggttgTCATCGCTGTGGTGTTGGGGCAGAACTTATTTATATGAGGCTCAAAGCAAATTGTGAATTTAAAGAACAATTCTACGAGCACTGAAAGCAGCTAAACTCATTTGTACACAGTGGCATTGCTAGGctctcttggggctccaagcaagaaatccctgaggccccccaccccacccgtgcacgctgcaaaaatttggcttttgcacacataaatgcaattctgcaatttctgggacatttgagatgaatactggaaaaatagattagtggttcttaaagtgaggtccagggaccaacagaggtccctgaaagcccagccctatcaataatcgttgttgtaaataagtggccggggccccccCAGCGGcagggggctccaagcaactgcctggcttgcctgtctgcAAGCCCTGCCCCTGTTTGTACAGTACACTGTATAACCACAAGCATAGTGTGTTTCATAACTGGCTATTACTAAATATTCTGAAAGTTCATCCTTGCTAACAGAAAAGCCACTAAGCTGCACAAAAATCGTCCAGAGGCCAAAAAGCTCCCCAGAAATTCCTTTGGATAAAGTTGGAGCTGTGGTCTAAATGCCAGGATCCCTCCTGGACAGAAGATGGTGCTGTTGTTGTGAGAATAGTGGCTTTACCAGGTTCATCGGACACCTACCCGAGCCCGAGTCCGGCTCTTAGTGAATGCACGGCTCGCATTCTTGAGATGTCAGTCATATAGAGTCAGGCTGCAGACTGGAAATGGGACACACAGgtaaatatgtgtatgtatgtgcgcTATTCTCCAGCACGGGAGTTCTTCCTACGATGGCATCAAATGAAAGGACTAAAGATGACAGAAAGTTCTATATGTGATGCTGGGAAGTtcgtgttttcttctctctgatgCCTGGCCATTGATCTATTAGCTGCTAGATAATTTTATTTAGGTGacttcacagaaatgaatgaaatactgAGATATAGGTCTTTGATATATTTTTCTAAGTTTTTCCTTACAATCAAGAAGGCCTGATGACGCCCCCTGTGAAGCTTTGGTGACCCCTAGTGGGCGTCAGGACCCTCTGGTTAGGAGCCAGTCCACTACAAGCTCTCATCTCAAAGCACTAAAGTGATGTTCACATTCACCATATCCACCAAGATTATCCACCACACTTGGAGTTAAACACAAAATTGATTTGGTCAGATGTTCAAAACAACTTTCAATTTGTTCCAAACACCTTTCAATTATAGTGTATATACATAACTACAGCCTACCTCAAACAACTAGGTGGTCCACATGAACAACTAAGCTCTCAAAAGGTTGTGTGTTTATGCCTAAGAAAGTAAAACTACTAGTTAAGCTGTGGTGAACTAAAGACTTGAGGTGAAGGTTTGAAAATATCACGCTAATTGTCACTGTCCATGGGGTTTGCTGGAATATTTGCCCCCGTAGCTTTCTGCCAACGCCACTACTCGCTGCTGCACATTTGTGGTAACACTTGCCTCCCAGCGACCAAACGTCCACCTCCCAAGCGTCTTTCTGGATAAACATGAAGGAATTGCTGCATGCAGATTCACCAATTTGAGTTCAACTTCACCTTAACTGCTCTTGTAAATCACGTCTATGCCACACGGATTTGATGAGCCACACCAAAAAATGGGTGCAACAATGGGAGTCTCCAGACTGAGTTTGTTTGGACCTCAAGCTGTATAAAAAAATGAGatataaaaaacatttaaaagctaAAATATTTCTGCTTCCTGAAATGAGTCATGAATGCCTGGCGAAGTAATCACAGGCTTGTATAGGTGGGCTCAACTACAGTGTTTAACTGCAGACTTCCTTCTCATCTGAAAGCTACGTCCGTTGCAGTTTTCAAAACGTCATTTTGATCCTCTTTGGGCGAACCAGAAGTGGACAGACAAGCAACGGGAAAATTCAGTGCAAAAACAACGTCTTGTCATACATAACAAGGATTTTAACAACGAATAGTAAACTAAATGCTGAAGCTCCCACAGAAACACCACCTGTCCATGTCTGATTGCACAGAGGATCAGGACCAGATGTTGAGGCTGACTTTGAAAGTGTCAAAACTCATTAAACGCTTTAATGGCTGAACTGGGAGTTAGCATGTGGAAGAGAGCAAAGCTTTATGTGCGACCTGTGAGAAAGACATCAAAGAGCACCGGAGCTGCTAATGACAGGCCTATGCATGTCTGAGTTCCACAATTAGCTGATACAGCCAATTATCccagagaaaaaaatacagcgTAGGCAGACCATCAAGCAACAAAGGTACGTAAAGTTATcccagaaaagacacaaaataagaTCAATAGGCCGCACTGCATTTGATATGTGTGTAGCAGGGTGAGATTTCCTGCTGGTGATCCTCAGGAGGTCTTCCATGTGGTCTTGTATAGGgtttcagagagcagaggagcaccCCTAAACATAATCCCCACCCCCCTTACAAACCCATTCCTGCCTCCAAAAGTCACAACCTCACCCTCACTGTGCAGTgtcatttcactgtcaatccACTGCTGGAatttcagagaagaagaggaggaagcaaaTGCAGGGGCGTAGAGTATAGGTGCAGCAttgaagagagtgagagagagatttttgTTTTCCCCCCCGGAGGAGACTTTGACTTTGTGCTCTGGAAATACATGAAATCCGGCGTGCCTTGTGCAACTAAGACCTGTTCCCGTCTAAGTATTTTAATGAGCGTAAGCCCCCAGGAGGAGCAGTCGGAACTCAACCAAAGTCAGCCCCGTGGGAAACACAGCTCTCCGGCTGCTCGCGGTCACAGACATGCAGCCATTCACCTTTGTCGCTGCTCTTTTTCTCCTGCTCCACGTCTCCTCTGGGAGTGCAGAAGCTCATAGGTAAGTCAATGAGCTACAGCAAAGAGAGCATTTGATGTCATGTGGTGTGTTTTTACCCTGagacctgcagcaggtgtaaacttcaaaatttaaaaaagaccTTCAAGGATCATGTCGGACAGACTTGACTCTGAAATGCACTGGCTCCAAGAATAAACCAAAAGTGTCACCATCAGTGTTGGCTAATATACAATTTGGCCCACTTCCtgtggccaaaaaaagaaattactGCCATTTCAACTGCTAGTTCCTCCACATGCTTTTACTTTAAGAGAAGCTAAATGAGTAACATGAACCTGCTTTGTTTCGCACTTAAGTATGTGCTTTAAATCTTTACTaagaaaactgttgtttttagtTGGTATGTACACACAGGACTGAGACGCACTCACGCAGTGTGTTAGCTAAATGTGGCACAGCAACTGTTAGTAAATGAAGAGCACCTGTCACACTTAGGAGCCCGTCTCCTGTGAGCTATTCTGGTTGATTTCTATCAAGTCTCACATTCCTCCAGTCCCTCTGGAGCCTGGGCTGCTTATAGGATGCTACCCCTGGGACACATAAACATCTGGGATATTAGAGCTTAAAGGTAGAGATAATGATGCCAAAAGCTTGAAGTCAGATTTGGCTGTGAGATTCTGACATGAATTTACTCATTCACTGAGTCAATGGCAAACAGCACCTTAACATCTTAATTGAATTTACaggttaaaaatacacacatgcaatatAATCTATATGCACTGCAGGTTATTTTGAATGCAATGCTGACCGCAGCTGAGAATAACTTTACAGTAGATTCTCATCTGACTCCAGAAATTGGAGTCAGGTGAAGATCAAGGCGGAGCAAATAGAGGAGGACATATGGTTGTGCATAAGGTATCAATGTGCAACGCAGGAAGTGTCTGATTAGTGTGTTTTTCCCCATCTGTAGCCCACATCCTGTCAGCTGGCTGTTGCTCCACAGGAGCCCCTCTTTTATCACTCAGTGAGTCTGTGAGGGGACGCTTTATTtaggttgtttgtttgtttttttgcacatAACTACCATTGGGACCAAAGTTAGAAGAAAAGGATGGCTTAAAATCTGCGTTTGTAATATCCTGAACTTGTCATTAGTGGTTTATTGTCGTTACTCTGATAAGATTTTGCTTAAAGGCCAAATCTGCCATCTGATGTTCCATGCATGAACCAGGGAGGGCTGTAAATTTTGATAAGACAGGGAAATTACATATCTTACCTTTACTCCTCTCTCGTTCCATAAAGGCACTACCGACAAGTCCTTACTGGAAACCAAGCAGGTGTGTGTCGTTATGGCAGGAGACTGGAGTGTTGCTACGGctggaagaaaaacagtaaaGGACAGTGTGAGGGTAAGATTGATTCAAGGGCTGGTTtatgatatatatatgtatatatatatatcataaaGTGGCAACTTTGATTTGTACATAATGCTTTTTGAATGAGCAAATATATATTTTGAGAGAGAGGGTAAATTCACTGCCACAGAGAACAATCTCCTAacaactgtttttcttttcatgaaagGTATTTTCCGAAACCAAAAAATGTGGAGGAAATGACAGTCTAGATTGAAAAACCTCTCCTGCATAACAGAAATGTGTGGTTTGAATATAATCCATCATCCTCAAACCGCTGATATTTCTGGTGGTATTTTCTCTGTTAAATGTTTTACCAGCTCAGTGTGAGCACGGCTGCAAGCACGGAGAGTGTGTTGGTCccaacaaatgcaaatgtttccCTGGATACACCGGCAAGACGTGTAATCAAGGTGGGTATTTGTGGTCAGTGAAGAGGGTCTGGACAACATGGACGGGTCAAATAATCTAATTTCTGGCTTGTAACTCCTTTTACAAGCTAATTTTGGGTAGGTTTTACTTCACTTTACTTCTCTCTTGTGTTTCaattaaaagcattttgaataaaagtgaaaaaaatgagGGTGACTCTCGTTTTTAGATCTGAATGAGTGCGGCCTGAAACCTCGTCCCTGTGAGCATCGCTGCATGAACAGTTATGGAAGTTACAAGTGCTACTGTCTCAACGGTTACACCGTAATGCCTGATGGATCTTGCACCAGTGAGTAATGTCATACTACTAAATGTGCATGCCCTCAGTGGAAATataaagaaaatcaaagttGCCAAAGTTTACAATATTTACATGCTCAacgtgtttttttgtgtttgtgtccatgccTCTAGATTCCAGGACATGCTCTCTTGCTCACTGTCAGTATGGCTGTGAGGAAGTTCAGGGGGAGATTCGCTGCCTCTGCCCATCTGCAGGGCTGCAACTTGGGCAAGATGAGAGGACTTGTGTAGGTGAGCAACCACACTCGCATGATTATAGATGATATAATACACAATAATTTCATGTCTTTCAGCATATAGGGTCACGCAAGGAAAACCTATACTAAATATGATACAACCTCAGCAAGATAGTTTGGAGAGTGAAAAATCAGATGGAGCAATAGCTCTTCTCTAAACAAGGTACACAGAGTGAAAAACTATTGACTTTGGCTCGTCTCCGGCTCATGGATTGGGAATTTGCTTCACAGTGGAACAATTCTGTAATGATTCTATTATGTGGCTTTGCCATGCTTGGTTTGTAAATCAGATGGATGCAATTAAGTTATATTTCTTCCCACAAAAGTGCTTGAGCTTTGACAGAGCCAGTCTGACATACTGATCGCACAGGGGAAGTAGTATTATAGTTCTAGGGCAGGATTAAAATGGATCCAACGCACTCAACAATAGAGGTACAGCTGGGGTACACTTTTACCATGtacaaaaattacatttttcctAGATGTGCTGTGTCGTAACAGGCAAATAATGAACCCTCATAAGACAAATGCATATCTACTGTCTCCATCATGAAAGTATAAAGTAGTTTCTTGTAAGTCCAAGTACAAATTTAAACCTGAGCTAAACATAGAgtagaaatatttcagtctgctCTAGATACAATGGACCCCTAACTGGCCGCAGGCCCAGACTTTAAGTCTCTGACCACAAATAGAAACATCTGAAAACTTGCATACCAGTAGATAAACATAAGTAAAATAAGATATTGTCTGACTGAAAATACAAAGGTAAACTGATTGACTTATTGTCTCTACAGCAATAGGCTGACGTTTATGACTACTGGGCACTGTATCATGCAATACTAATGGTGACGTTACTATTAGCTCCTGTGTTAAGTAGGTCATTACATCCACAACAATATCAACAGCTCAGTTACCTCTCAGTGGAAGCTCTGCTCCTGCCTGTGCGGGTGCCACATCAAGCACAAATTAGCAGTGGCAGCTAGcaggaagccagtgagggatggTGATCACCAGGACGGTTTAATGCACTTTAATTTTTCCCAATTTTCTTTCCCATCAGATATTGATGAATGTGTGCCTGGGAAGAACCTCTGCCCATACAACAGACAGTGCGTGAACACTTTTGGCAGCTACTACTGCAAGTGCCAGGAAGGCTACGACCTGAAATATGTAGACGGCAAATATGACTGTGTAGGTAAGGTATATGAGTTCACTACGGGGAAACATTTGTGATCATATCTGCTCTTAAAGGTACAAATAGGCTTCTTCCAATTCCAGACCATGATGAGTGTGCAACTGGCACCCACAAGTGCAGCCACCATGCTGACTGTCTGAACACTCGGGGATCCTACAAGTGCAGGTGCAAGTCTGGCTTCAGAGGCAATGGCTTTGAATGCTCTGGTGAGATCCAAGAACTGTTACATGGAATTCTAAATTAATTAAGTTCAGGGGTTCCTTTTGATGTGTGACAACACTTGTCAAGTAAATCTATTCAAGACAGATTTCTAAACCTCATGTTTCTGACCTTTCCCAGGTGAGAGCAGTCGGTCAGATAGGACAGGAGCAGTTTTATGACCACATATTTCTTCAGCAAACAACAGTCCTGCCAAAGCTAGTTTCCTGCTTTCAGACTCCTCTTTACAGATGTTAGTAAGAGAGAGCCACAGATGGAAAACACACCTGTGTAAATATATGACATTGTACGGTAGCCAGCCATctaaagaagaaggagaaagacaggTTGTGTTGTAGTCTTTGAACCAGGTCCAGATAATAACAGGTGAAGCCTTGTGGAGCCAGATGACGTAAGGAGACTAGGGGCCAGGGGTTTCAGCGTAAATGAAGatgcctttatttttttatagTCAAGCCGTTTTATCAGAGGTCGTGGGATGGAGACAAAGGCAGTGCAGATGATTTCCTCAATGGTGAGACTGTGTGGAATCCAAGACCTGCTTCCGCTGTTCACTCTCTGCCCTGCAACCCCATTCATTCCCTCCTCCTGCCTATAAGAACACCTCCTCAAACTCTTTCTCTTGCTCATGGCTGGAAATGTTGTATgcctacagcacacacagcttgaGACTTGGAATCCTCAGCATGAACCTTTAAATATAGAATGTATGTGATAAAAATGCTTAAATTATGTGCAATGAATGTGGCCGTCGTGCTTCTTCTGCATGGAGTAGTACAAGAACAGCAGCTGCAAAAATACATGTCAGCAAACACATCTGAAGCCTGGTAAAACGCTGCATCTCCCAGTCATGATTGTGGTTCCACATG
This window encodes:
- the egfl6 gene encoding epidermal growth factor-like protein 6 isoform X1, with the protein product MQPFTFVAALFLLLHVSSGSAEAHRHYRQVLTGNQAGVCRYGRRLECCYGWKKNSKGQCEAQCEHGCKHGECVGPNKCKCFPGYTGKTCNQDLNECGLKPRPCEHRCMNSYGSYKCYCLNGYTVMPDGSCTNSRTCSLAHCQYGCEEVQGEIRCLCPSAGLQLGQDERTCVDIDECVPGKNLCPYNRQCVNTFGSYYCKCQEGYDLKYVDGKYDCVDHDECATGTHKCSHHADCLNTRGSYKCRCKSGFRGNGFECSVKPFYQRSWDGDKGSADDFLNAIPDSQVRPGILGGKLDNEDFKNVIPEPAATPPPKIRQQPFDYDGEVYTGTRTEERQEDELPEEEEEEEEEEDNQLNPRGDVFISEDFESVFGPATEVKEIEITPVQEEFIMDCNFDQGACEWVQDKADDIDWSVAYHDDGAEYYMAMSGLIGEQEDIAKLKLLLSDRAQQGSLCIAFDYRVVGQKVGTLRVLLDNNAYPVWEQNQSRDQGWQTEFLTVAWKEEAPESIVFEAQRGKGVGGEIGLDNVVLTSGPCQEDVSPVF